In a genomic window of bacterium:
- a CDS encoding DEAD/DEAH box helicase, with product MDFTRFLDELKQAPSYRGQIVHHARQEPRPARYADLQPPLLSAAQTALDGLGIERLYCHQAQGLEAVRRGEDVLLATGTASGKSLVYQLAILELLERDPEARVLAVFPLKALAQDQLLGLQRLLKLAGRGDVLCGCYDGDTPSAMRRKLRDEASVILTNPDMIHAGILPQHTRWAGFLEHLELVILDEIHTYSGLFGANMANLFRRFERVAGHYRADAVGAPASCWHGCCSPTCQQDAGAPTAPRFIFCSATIGNPAELVTLLTGRQATVVDDDGSPAGARHWVFWNPPIIYGRKFRARRSANVEATELMAELVRRDVPTITFSKAKITAELIYRYVADALRATAPELAQKVMPYRGGYLAEERREIERKLFTGELLGVSCTRALELGIDIGGLDASLVVGYPGTLASFFQQAGRAGRRDRESLVVLVGLDTTINQYVMDHPSYIFDRPIEEVVADTDNPYIIAGHVRCATHELPLPDADAPAFGPAAGEALEVLQDLRKVSHRAGRWWHASVEMPQFEVSLRGYSEAELVVQDRDTHAVIGHMNLYDAPTYVHPGAIYMHYGDTYLVDELDLVKRVATVHPVEVDYYTQPQGGTDVHHIDRVLRRKPFGRGTACFGEVTAYFETHLFERIHFYKLDAFTREPVNPPVPTLQLETMGMWITPDDDLLREVIRKGLDPYSGLRGIGYGTRMLLPLFVTCETLDFSHTVGCANSPWQSTFIYERYPLGLGFTERGFERLHEIMPALLERVKTCKCRDGCPCCVGKPLRQDATWNVERHEGSVPSKKSARMVLELLLADPARLNLPEDEALGQDEAEARLRLERSLRRRLERHAFPSIFHDIEFRPPEGFPDPEAPPRSLSDTDVARRAMRRRAHESGRRDEARREHEREQAVAADKLAGQVAGGAGYHPARRAERPAPPPVVQTDEQPTAGRMISGPSNGDGSDTDAPARVLGDAIAAAAMRRKRKKAEHA from the coding sequence ATGGACTTCACGCGCTTCCTCGACGAACTGAAGCAGGCCCCCTCCTACCGTGGGCAGATCGTCCATCACGCCCGGCAGGAGCCCCGTCCGGCTCGCTATGCCGACCTGCAGCCGCCCCTGCTCTCCGCCGCGCAGACTGCCCTGGACGGCCTGGGCATTGAGCGCCTGTACTGCCATCAGGCGCAGGGCCTGGAAGCCGTGCGGCGGGGGGAGGACGTGCTCCTGGCGACGGGCACTGCCAGTGGCAAGTCGCTCGTGTATCAGCTCGCCATCCTGGAACTGCTGGAGCGCGACCCCGAGGCGCGGGTGCTGGCGGTCTTTCCCCTCAAGGCGCTCGCGCAGGATCAACTGCTGGGGCTGCAGCGGCTGCTGAAGCTCGCCGGGCGCGGGGACGTGCTGTGCGGCTGCTATGATGGGGACACGCCCTCGGCGATGCGGCGCAAGCTGCGCGACGAGGCCAGCGTGATCCTGACGAACCCCGACATGATCCACGCGGGCATACTGCCGCAGCACACGCGCTGGGCAGGCTTCCTCGAACACCTCGAGCTGGTCATCCTCGACGAGATCCACACCTACAGCGGCCTGTTCGGCGCGAACATGGCCAACCTCTTCCGTCGGTTCGAGCGGGTGGCGGGGCATTATCGAGCCGACGCCGTAGGAGCGCCAGCATCCTGCTGGCACGGCTGTTGCTCACCTACGTGCCAGCAGGATGCTGGCGCTCCTACGGCGCCCCGCTTCATCTTCTGCTCCGCGACCATCGGCAATCCCGCGGAGCTGGTGACGCTGCTCACCGGGCGGCAGGCCACGGTCGTGGATGATGACGGCAGCCCGGCCGGGGCGCGGCACTGGGTGTTCTGGAACCCGCCGATCATCTACGGCCGCAAGTTCCGCGCCCGTCGCAGCGCCAATGTCGAGGCCACCGAGTTGATGGCCGAGCTGGTGCGGCGCGACGTGCCGACCATCACGTTCTCCAAGGCGAAGATCACCGCCGAACTGATCTACCGCTACGTGGCCGACGCCCTGCGGGCGACGGCGCCGGAATTGGCCCAGAAGGTGATGCCCTACCGGGGCGGGTATCTTGCCGAGGAGCGCCGCGAGATCGAGCGCAAGCTGTTCACCGGTGAGCTGCTTGGCGTGAGCTGCACCCGGGCGCTGGAGCTGGGCATTGACATCGGTGGGCTCGACGCGAGCCTCGTGGTGGGCTACCCCGGGACGCTGGCCTCGTTCTTCCAGCAGGCTGGGCGGGCCGGGCGGCGCGACCGCGAATCGCTCGTCGTGCTCGTGGGCCTGGACACCACGATCAACCAGTACGTGATGGACCATCCGTCGTACATCTTCGACCGGCCCATTGAGGAAGTCGTCGCCGACACCGACAACCCCTACATCATCGCGGGCCATGTGCGCTGCGCCACACACGAGCTGCCGCTGCCCGACGCCGACGCCCCCGCCTTCGGCCCCGCCGCCGGCGAGGCGCTGGAAGTGTTGCAGGACCTGCGCAAGGTCAGCCACCGGGCCGGGCGCTGGTGGCATGCGAGTGTCGAGATGCCGCAGTTCGAGGTGTCGCTGCGCGGCTACAGCGAGGCGGAGCTGGTCGTGCAGGACCGCGACACCCATGCGGTCATCGGGCACATGAACCTGTATGATGCCCCGACCTACGTGCATCCGGGCGCGATCTACATGCACTATGGCGACACGTACCTCGTGGACGAGCTGGACCTGGTCAAGCGCGTCGCCACCGTGCATCCGGTCGAGGTGGACTACTACACCCAGCCGCAGGGCGGGACCGATGTGCACCACATTGACCGGGTGCTGCGCCGCAAGCCCTTCGGGCGAGGCACCGCGTGCTTCGGCGAGGTCACGGCATACTTCGAGACCCACCTGTTCGAGCGCATCCACTTCTACAAGCTGGACGCCTTCACGCGCGAGCCGGTGAACCCGCCCGTGCCGACGCTGCAACTGGAAACCATGGGGATGTGGATCACGCCCGACGATGACCTGCTGCGCGAGGTCATCCGCAAGGGGCTGGACCCGTATTCCGGCCTGCGCGGCATCGGCTACGGCACGCGCATGTTGCTGCCCCTGTTCGTGACGTGCGAGACGCTGGATTTCTCCCACACCGTCGGCTGCGCGAACTCGCCGTGGCAGAGCACCTTCATCTACGAGCGCTACCCGCTGGGCCTGGGCTTCACCGAGCGCGGCTTCGAGCGCCTGCACGAGATCATGCCGGCGCTGCTGGAGCGCGTGAAGACGTGCAAGTGCCGCGACGGCTGTCCGTGCTGCGTGGGCAAGCCGCTGCGGCAGGACGCGACGTGGAATGTCGAGCGGCACGAGGGGTCGGTGCCCAGCAAGAAGTCGGCGCGCATGGTTCTGGAGCTGCTGCTGGCCGATCCGGCGCGACTGAATCTGCCGGAGGATGAGGCGCTGGGGCAGGATGAGGCGGAGGCGCGACTGCGGCTGGAGCGGAGCCTGCGGCGGCGCCTGGAGCGCCACGCCTTCCCCAGCATCTTCCATGACATCGAGTTCCGGCCGCCCGAGGGCTTCCCCGATCCGGAAGCGCCGCCGCGGAGCCTGAGTGACACCGACGTGGCTCGCCGCGCCATGCGCCGTCGCGCCCACGAGAGCGGGCGTCGCGATGAGGCACGCCGCGAGCACGAGCGGGAGCAGGCCGTTGCGGCAGACAAGCTGGCAGGCCAGGTCGCTGGAGGGGCCGGATATCATCCGGCTCGCCGTGCGGAACGACCGGCGCCGCCTCCCGTGGTACAGACCGATGAGCAGCCCACAGCGGGCCGGATGATATCCGGCCCCTCCAACGGTGACGGCAGCGACACCGACGCGCCCGCCCGCGTTCTGGGCGACGCTATCGCCGCCGCGGCCATGAGACGCAAGCGCAAGAAAGCGGAGCACGCATGA
- a CDS encoding DUF4091 domain-containing protein — MDTVPAIGHMDPEKRLRQWPDVLRDLPADGFELTPGETRSLWLTVRVPSDTVPGPYEGQVTLTADDGAQFPLPVRLVVHRLLLPPPSEWRFRVDFWQAMDRLAKAYAVAEWSDEWWAIVRTYLQDLAAHGESVVQVGRRYFDWRRTATGEWSFGFERFDRYVELCASLGIDGLIEYLQMFNGRAESSISYADAAGKMVTVKTNPGEPAFDEAWVAFARALAEHCREKGWLDRLYICPTDEPQDVYGQPTLDRFKQCRKLLRDADPDLRTTCALDSLRSSRMLTGDVDRFVFKLREDVYDPKLAAELREQGKLVETYICCHPDLPNSFITSEAVEQRAIGWICWQEQFGGLLRWSYLNWPADVWTKPEGDGKYAPGDLFIVYPGGQGGVSAQPTGTPRPLASTRWERLRDGFEDVEMLRAAQHAIQKSRSPHKTTAQTAYSTALAEIAGPKGKLTEYTRDPQRLLDLRRKLLEAVDAL, encoded by the coding sequence GTGGACACCGTACCGGCCATCGGGCACATGGATCCGGAGAAGCGGCTGCGGCAATGGCCTGACGTGCTGCGCGACCTGCCGGCTGACGGCTTCGAGCTGACGCCGGGCGAGACGCGCAGCCTGTGGCTGACCGTGCGCGTGCCCTCTGACACCGTGCCGGGGCCATATGAGGGCCAGGTCACGCTCACTGCCGACGACGGCGCGCAGTTCCCCCTCCCCGTGCGGCTGGTCGTGCACCGGCTCCTCCTGCCTCCCCCCTCCGAGTGGCGCTTCCGCGTGGACTTCTGGCAGGCCATGGACCGCCTGGCGAAGGCCTATGCCGTCGCGGAGTGGAGCGACGAGTGGTGGGCGATCGTGCGAACCTACCTGCAGGACCTGGCGGCCCACGGCGAGAGCGTCGTACAGGTGGGGCGGCGGTACTTCGACTGGCGGCGGACCGCGACCGGGGAGTGGAGCTTCGGCTTCGAGCGCTTCGACCGCTATGTCGAGCTGTGCGCGAGCCTGGGTATTGACGGGCTGATCGAGTACCTGCAGATGTTCAACGGCCGGGCGGAGTCCAGCATCAGCTACGCCGATGCCGCCGGCAAGATGGTGACCGTCAAGACGAACCCCGGCGAGCCCGCCTTCGACGAGGCCTGGGTCGCCTTCGCCCGCGCGTTGGCCGAGCACTGCCGCGAGAAGGGCTGGCTGGACCGCCTGTACATCTGCCCGACCGACGAGCCGCAGGACGTCTACGGCCAGCCCACGCTCGACCGCTTCAAACAGTGCCGCAAGCTGTTGCGCGACGCGGACCCGGACCTCCGCACGACCTGCGCGCTCGATTCGCTGCGCTCGTCGCGGATGCTGACCGGGGACGTTGACCGGTTCGTGTTCAAGCTGCGCGAGGATGTCTACGACCCGAAGCTCGCCGCGGAGTTGCGCGAGCAGGGCAAGCTGGTCGAGACGTACATCTGCTGCCACCCCGACCTCCCCAACAGCTTCATCACCTCCGAGGCCGTCGAGCAGCGGGCCATCGGCTGGATCTGCTGGCAGGAGCAGTTCGGGGGTCTGCTGCGCTGGTCTTACCTGAACTGGCCGGCGGATGTGTGGACCAAGCCCGAGGGCGACGGGAAGTACGCTCCGGGCGACCTGTTCATCGTGTACCCGGGCGGTCAGGGCGGGGTGTCGGCGCAGCCGACAGGGACCCCACGCCCCCTGGCCTCCACGCGCTGGGAACGGCTGCGCGACGGGTTCGAGGACGTGGAGATGCTGCGTGCGGCCCAACACGCGATCCAGAAGAGCCGCAGCCCACACAAGACCACCGCGCAGACGGCCTACAGCACGGCCCTCGCCGAGATCGCCGGGCCGAAGGGGAAGCTGACGGAGTACACACGCGACCCCCAGAGGCTGCTCGACCTGCGGCGGAAGCTGCTAGAAGCGGTGGACGCACTGTAG